One Spinacia oleracea cultivar Varoflay chromosome 4, BTI_SOV_V1, whole genome shotgun sequence DNA segment encodes these proteins:
- the LOC110805427 gene encoding uncharacterized protein At1g65710 isoform X2 — translation MGCCLSKKDPCSKSVLSNSQIQQNDPKNTQNLTVPVKLEQAKTQVATALETKPEPKAEQERESEGSETYSKKKKEVFVIQHRKSNDRRPAGPDSDGSASITTESSEPSRETEEIGRNILAAAASGQVVRTSSCTKEEVDAILIQCGRLSRSSSGKGVVNAGHGRRYSGSKRSFDFDRENDSVDESKRKGNGNEELIEGLNNDEDERSRRRHSRGSNRRRTTPSRSREREQQQQQQQRSGSRERSQSNGRRVSRSPGRRSESPMTHSNGNVNGSVRPGKLVSVPATVTSLSVEKGSNGNAGDGGNGNGNVKRVLVKRNVGSPRSQSPARAHSPVRGVNQGNGNGQQQQQPVAVSLSRNGSRKAEHSPYRRTPLNEIDINSLPFHPLSNKRAVTKGKEIEEDVVVVKQPINSGFQNKYAETNNIKVSGQGSHRRSSSRGADGYEVTKTNYCRVNEIPTPNVEQMSEGKGGQLDASEYDAMLAPVETLKIPQTLMRSRSARRSRDLDISVEALLAPANDYNSLLLQDIQNFHQKKSSNANAVNSNIDVPLTLPPCVSKACSIVEAVADLNSMTGSGSDDRRKTPRETNFSLKTNGNKRAVESKDPFVESEVKVGDDLMEPSLHKYVTVRMKGGDFDDEESSGSNSYVGGSQHNWVSSSSWEPTSADSTDCWTSKSYSRDELSPVVGFQRHAISEYAGVINEESERKFSKGGSARVRTIAGKGPIPSTSKAAAASM, via the exons ATGGGATGTTGTTTGAGCAAGAAGGACCCATGTTCAAAATCTGTACTATCTAATTcccaaatccaacaaaatgatCCAAAAAATACTCAAAACCTCACTGTTCCTGTGAAATTGGAGCAGGCTAAGACTCAAGTAGCGACAGCATTGGAGACTAAACCGGAGCCGAAAGCGgagcaggagagagaaagtgaaggaAGTGAGACATATtcaaagaagaagaaggaggttTTTGTTATACAACACCGGAAAAGCAATGACAGGCGTCCCGCCGGCCCGGATTCGGATGGGTCGGCATCCATTACAACGGAATCGAGCGAGCCGAGTCGAGAAACCGAAGAGATTGGGAGAAATATACTGGCAGCTGCAGCGAGTGGGCAGGTTGTTAGGACTTCTAGTTGTACTAAGGAAGAAGTGGATGCTATTTTAATTCAATGTGGTAGGCTGAGTAGGAGTTCTTCCGGGAAAGGGGTTGTGAATGCTGGGCATGGAAGGAGGTATTCGGGGTCGAAGCGGAGTTTTGATTTCGATAGAGAGAATGATAGTGTAGATGAGTCAAAGAGGAAAGGGAATGGGAATGAGGAATTGATTGAGGGGTTGAACAATGATGAGGATGAGAGGTCGAGGAGGCGGCATTCCAGAGGGTCGAATCGGAGGAGGACGACGCCGAGTAGGAGTAGGGAGAGGGagcagcaacaacagcagcagcaaagGTCAGGGAGTAGAGAGAGGTCGCAGAGTAATGGAAGAAGGGTTAGTAGGTCTCCTGGAAGAAGATCAGAGAGTCCTATGACTCACAGTAATGGGAATGTGAATGGGAGTGTTAGGCCTGGGAAACTGGTGTCTGTACCTGCAACTGTGACTTCACTGTCAGTGGAAAAAGGCAGTAATGGGAATGCAGGAGATGGGGGGAATGGGAATGGGAATGTGAAAAGGGTTTTGGTGAAGAGGAATGTGGGTTCGCCGCGGTCTCAGTCACCTGCAAGGGCTCATTCTCCTGTAAGAGGGGTCAACCAAGGGAATGGGAATGgtcagcaacagcagcagccgGTGGCGGTGTCGTTGAGTCGGAATGGATCAAGGAAAGCTGAACATTCTCCGTATAGAAGAACCCCTTTGAATGAGATTGACATTAATTCCCTTCCATTTCATCCTCTTTCTAACAAGAGGGCAGTCACTAAAGGGAAAGAGATTGAGGAGGATGTTGTGGTTGTTAAGCAGCCTATTAATTCTGGATTTCAG AATAAATATGCAGAGACAAACAATATAAAAGTATCTGGCCAAGGGTCTCATAGAAGAAGTAGCAGTAGAGGGGCTGACGGCTATGAGGTTACAAAAACAAATTACTGCAGAGTGAATGAGATTCCAACTCCTAATGTTGAGCAAATGAGTGAGGGTAAGGGAGGGCAATTAGATGCAAGTGAGTATGATGCAATGTTAGCTCCAGTTGAGACTCTGAAAATACCCCAAACATTGATGAGAAGTAGGTCTGCAAGGCGATCACGAGACCTTGACATCAGTGTTGAGGCACTTTTAGCCCCGGCTAATGACTATAACTCTCTACTCCTTCAAGACATTCAGAATTTCCATCAGAAGAAAAGTTCAAATGCAAATGCTGTGAATTCTAACATTGATGTTCCTTTGACACTCCCACCATGTGTCAGCAAAGCATGCTCAATCGTTGAAGCTGTGGCAGATCTCAACTCCATGACCGGGTCAGGGTCTGATGACAGGCGAAAAACCCCAAGGGAAACCAACTTCTCTTTGAAAACTAATGGTAACAAGAGGGCAGTAGAGTCTAAAGACCCCTTTGTTGAATCTGAAGTGAAAGTTGGTGATGATTTAATGGAACCCAGTTTACACAAGTATGTTACAGTAAGGATGAAAGGTGGAGATTTTGATGATGAGGAATCTTCTGGTAGTAATAGTTATGTGGGTGGAAGTCAGCATAATTGGGTTTCTTCTTCAAGTTGGGAACCAACATCAGCTGATTCCACTGATTGTTGGACTTCAAAGTCTTACAGTCGAGATGAGTTGAGTCCTGTTGTTGGATTTCAGAGACACGCAATATCTGAATATGCTGGTGTGATCAATGAGGAATCTGAGAGGAAATTCAGCAAAGGAGGATCAGCTCGTGTTAGGACAATTGCCGGTAAAGGTCCTATTCCATCAACATCGAAAGCAGCTGCTGCCTCAATGTAA
- the LOC110805427 gene encoding uncharacterized protein At1g65710 isoform X1, with protein sequence MGCCLSKKDPCSKSVLSNSQIQQNDPKNTQNLTVPVKLEQAKTQVATALETKPEPKAEQERESEGSETYSKKKKEVFVIQHRKSNDRRPAGPDSDGSASITTESSEPSRETEEIGRNILAAAASGQVVRTSSCTKEEVDAILIQCGRLSRSSSGKGVVNAGHGRRYSGSKRSFDFDRENDSVDESKRKGNGNEELIEGLNNDEDERSRRRHSRGSNRRRTTPSRSREREQQQQQQQRSGSRERSQSNGRRVSRSPGRRSESPMTHSNGNVNGSVRPGKLVSVPATVTSLSVEKGSNGNAGDGGNGNGNVKRVLVKRNVGSPRSQSPARAHSPVRGVNQGNGNGQQQQQPVAVSLSRNGSRKAEHSPYRRTPLNEIDINSLPFHPLSNKRAVTKGKEIEEDVVVVKQPINSGFQQNKYAETNNIKVSGQGSHRRSSSRGADGYEVTKTNYCRVNEIPTPNVEQMSEGKGGQLDASEYDAMLAPVETLKIPQTLMRSRSARRSRDLDISVEALLAPANDYNSLLLQDIQNFHQKKSSNANAVNSNIDVPLTLPPCVSKACSIVEAVADLNSMTGSGSDDRRKTPRETNFSLKTNGNKRAVESKDPFVESEVKVGDDLMEPSLHKYVTVRMKGGDFDDEESSGSNSYVGGSQHNWVSSSSWEPTSADSTDCWTSKSYSRDELSPVVGFQRHAISEYAGVINEESERKFSKGGSARVRTIAGKGPIPSTSKAAAASM encoded by the exons ATGGGATGTTGTTTGAGCAAGAAGGACCCATGTTCAAAATCTGTACTATCTAATTcccaaatccaacaaaatgatCCAAAAAATACTCAAAACCTCACTGTTCCTGTGAAATTGGAGCAGGCTAAGACTCAAGTAGCGACAGCATTGGAGACTAAACCGGAGCCGAAAGCGgagcaggagagagaaagtgaaggaAGTGAGACATATtcaaagaagaagaaggaggttTTTGTTATACAACACCGGAAAAGCAATGACAGGCGTCCCGCCGGCCCGGATTCGGATGGGTCGGCATCCATTACAACGGAATCGAGCGAGCCGAGTCGAGAAACCGAAGAGATTGGGAGAAATATACTGGCAGCTGCAGCGAGTGGGCAGGTTGTTAGGACTTCTAGTTGTACTAAGGAAGAAGTGGATGCTATTTTAATTCAATGTGGTAGGCTGAGTAGGAGTTCTTCCGGGAAAGGGGTTGTGAATGCTGGGCATGGAAGGAGGTATTCGGGGTCGAAGCGGAGTTTTGATTTCGATAGAGAGAATGATAGTGTAGATGAGTCAAAGAGGAAAGGGAATGGGAATGAGGAATTGATTGAGGGGTTGAACAATGATGAGGATGAGAGGTCGAGGAGGCGGCATTCCAGAGGGTCGAATCGGAGGAGGACGACGCCGAGTAGGAGTAGGGAGAGGGagcagcaacaacagcagcagcaaagGTCAGGGAGTAGAGAGAGGTCGCAGAGTAATGGAAGAAGGGTTAGTAGGTCTCCTGGAAGAAGATCAGAGAGTCCTATGACTCACAGTAATGGGAATGTGAATGGGAGTGTTAGGCCTGGGAAACTGGTGTCTGTACCTGCAACTGTGACTTCACTGTCAGTGGAAAAAGGCAGTAATGGGAATGCAGGAGATGGGGGGAATGGGAATGGGAATGTGAAAAGGGTTTTGGTGAAGAGGAATGTGGGTTCGCCGCGGTCTCAGTCACCTGCAAGGGCTCATTCTCCTGTAAGAGGGGTCAACCAAGGGAATGGGAATGgtcagcaacagcagcagccgGTGGCGGTGTCGTTGAGTCGGAATGGATCAAGGAAAGCTGAACATTCTCCGTATAGAAGAACCCCTTTGAATGAGATTGACATTAATTCCCTTCCATTTCATCCTCTTTCTAACAAGAGGGCAGTCACTAAAGGGAAAGAGATTGAGGAGGATGTTGTGGTTGTTAAGCAGCCTATTAATTCTGGATTTCAG CAGAATAAATATGCAGAGACAAACAATATAAAAGTATCTGGCCAAGGGTCTCATAGAAGAAGTAGCAGTAGAGGGGCTGACGGCTATGAGGTTACAAAAACAAATTACTGCAGAGTGAATGAGATTCCAACTCCTAATGTTGAGCAAATGAGTGAGGGTAAGGGAGGGCAATTAGATGCAAGTGAGTATGATGCAATGTTAGCTCCAGTTGAGACTCTGAAAATACCCCAAACATTGATGAGAAGTAGGTCTGCAAGGCGATCACGAGACCTTGACATCAGTGTTGAGGCACTTTTAGCCCCGGCTAATGACTATAACTCTCTACTCCTTCAAGACATTCAGAATTTCCATCAGAAGAAAAGTTCAAATGCAAATGCTGTGAATTCTAACATTGATGTTCCTTTGACACTCCCACCATGTGTCAGCAAAGCATGCTCAATCGTTGAAGCTGTGGCAGATCTCAACTCCATGACCGGGTCAGGGTCTGATGACAGGCGAAAAACCCCAAGGGAAACCAACTTCTCTTTGAAAACTAATGGTAACAAGAGGGCAGTAGAGTCTAAAGACCCCTTTGTTGAATCTGAAGTGAAAGTTGGTGATGATTTAATGGAACCCAGTTTACACAAGTATGTTACAGTAAGGATGAAAGGTGGAGATTTTGATGATGAGGAATCTTCTGGTAGTAATAGTTATGTGGGTGGAAGTCAGCATAATTGGGTTTCTTCTTCAAGTTGGGAACCAACATCAGCTGATTCCACTGATTGTTGGACTTCAAAGTCTTACAGTCGAGATGAGTTGAGTCCTGTTGTTGGATTTCAGAGACACGCAATATCTGAATATGCTGGTGTGATCAATGAGGAATCTGAGAGGAAATTCAGCAAAGGAGGATCAGCTCGTGTTAGGACAATTGCCGGTAAAGGTCCTATTCCATCAACATCGAAAGCAGCTGCTGCCTCAATGTAA
- the LOC110805426 gene encoding uncharacterized protein isoform X3, translated as MEKIAKIDPKVVDYLSQVPKQWSRHKFEPQVVYDHNTTNFVESFNACTKPFRDMPVYTLMEEAGSWCMKKIGSRFGKAIEMGPNQLTEYAAGVLEERSQQSRFCSVTAAVGGEYEVKEGAVKYPIKLDARTCGCGVWQISGIPCRHGLRVIYHQRLEATDFVSHYFKGQAYKLTYSEHMHPMPDPTQWPSFDLSIILPPPMKRASGRPPKLRKRGKHDTRIKNIRMPFFIAPCINFFCCSSFFFIW; from the exons ATGGAGAAGATTGCCAAAATTGATCCAAAGGTTGTTGATTATCTGTCCCAAGTGCCAAAGCAGTGGTCAAGGCACAAGTTTGAACCACAAGTGGTTTATGATCACAACACCACCAATTTTGTTGAATCTTTCAACGCTTGTACCAAGCCTTTTAGAGACATGCCAGTGTACACTCTGATGGAAG AGGCTGGGAGTTGGTGTATGAAGAAGATTGGGTCTAGATTTGGCAAGGCTATAGAAATGGGACCAAACCAATTGACTGAATATGCTGCTGGGGTATTAGAAGAGAGGAGTCAACAGTCTAGGTTTTGTTCTGTAACAGCTGCTGTGGGAGGGGAATATGAAGTGAAAGAGGGGGCTGTCAAATACCCTATTAAGTTAGATGCAAGGACTTGTGGTTGTGGAGTATGGCAAATATCTGGCATACCTTGCAGACATGGCCTTAGGGTTATTTACCACCAAAGACTTGAGGCTACTGATTTTGTGTCTCACTACTTCAAAGGGCAAGCATACAAGTTAACTTACTCAGAGCACATGCACCCCATGCCTGACCCAACCCAATGGCCTTCTTTTGACCTTTCTATTATCCTCCCACCACCCATGAAGAGAGCATCAGGTAGACCCCCTAAACTGAGAAAAAGAGGTAAACATGATACTAGAATAAAAAACATTAGAATGCCATTTTTTATAGCTCCATGCATTAATTTCTTTTGTTGCTCgagtttcttcttcatttggtga